TAGTTTTAATGAATAAATTGATCTACACTGTATTATATATAAAGAAAGGAAGATAAAACCAGAACTTTGTGTTTTTATTGCTGTACGATATCAATACTTTGTAAAACTTAAATATGGGGGAACCTTAATGAATTGGAAACTTTTCTTTTCTGCCTTTTTTACCTTATTTATTGCTGAATTAGGAGATAAAACTCAACTAGCAGTATTTTGCATGAGTGCAGATAAAAAACAACCTATCCCAATATTTCTGGGAGCCTCCTTAGCTTTAATTCTGGTCACGTTCTTAGGGGCATTTTTTGGTGAATACATATCAAGATATATCCCGCAGCATATTATTAAATTCATTGCCGGATGCTTGTTTATAGGAATTGGGATATTTGTATTAAAAGAATCATTCATGGAATTATCAAAATAAAAAAAGAATAATCAAAAACCCCATAGGATATCAAACCTATGGGGATTATTTTATAAGGCGCCAATCGGATTTGAACCGATGAATAAAGGTTTTGCAGACCTCTGCCTTACCAC
This is a stretch of genomic DNA from Defluviitalea raffinosedens. It encodes these proteins:
- a CDS encoding TMEM165/GDT1 family protein: MNWKLFFSAFFTLFIAELGDKTQLAVFCMSADKKQPIPIFLGASLALILVTFLGAFFGEYISRYIPQHIIKFIAGCLFIGIGIFVLKESFMELSK